AGGTGATTTTTGACTCTTTCCCGGTTTCGAGTTCCGTATCCGATCTGTTTGAATGTAAAAATGTTTTTTTTGAATGTCTCGGGATCAACAATCTTTTTGTGTATCTCCAGGTCTCCTTCCTCTGTTATAAGCAATTGCTCTGAGATCGATTCGGTTGCGATAGAGTTTATGCGTGTCAGACACCACTCGACATCTTTGAAACACCATATTGTATCGCTATTTACAAATTCGGGTAATGAAACACCGTAAACACCCCCTGATGCCATATCAGGTACAATACTGATACTGTCGAGTTGCTCATTCGAGAGTTGACTTTCTATATCGAAACAACGAATACTTTCTATTTCGTCTCCGAAAAAGTCGATTCGGTAGGGTTGTTCATGAGAAAAAGAATATACATCGAGAATGCTTCCGCGAATAGCATATTGTCCCGGTTCATATACATAATCTACCTGCTCGAATCCCTGATTGTGTAATGTATCGGCAATGGCAATCGAGTCGGCTTTACTTCCTCTTTTGAGTTTCAGCGTATTTTCATTCAGCATTTTTGCCTTTACCACTTTTTCAGCTAAAGCATCGGGATAAGTTACTACCAACAATGGCCCGTTATCTTGCAACCGGTTTAGCGTTTCGGTACGTAAAATAGCATTGGCAGGGTCTTGTTGGCCGTATTTAATATCTCTTTTATAACCCGAAGGAAAAAATAAAACATATTCTTCTCCTTTGATTTGTACCAAATCATGATAAAGATAACCCGCTTCTTCGAGATCGTTCGCTACAAGAATAAACGTCTTTCCGGTTTCGGTTAATGAAGAAAATAGTAGTGCTGCGGCAGAACCTTGCAGACCGTCGATTTGTAAAGTATTCGATTTTTTATCTTTTATAAAATGGGCCAGAGCCTCTTTACGGGCTGGCGTGTTGAAAATAGGATAAAGAGGATTCGTATCCATCGGAAGCCGGATTTCTGTAAACATCATGCAAAAGTAATTATTTTTTTTGCGAATGATTGCTGTTAAGGGGCTCAATATTGAAGATATTCTGAAAAAGAATCTTAAATGTCGAAATGTCTTCTGATAAACTTATATATGTATATTTTTATGCTTTTCTCTTAGTTAGGTTTTATGTTTATCGCACAAATATTTTATTTACAAGATGTATTTAAATAATATATATTGAATTATTATTTTTCATAAAAAATAGTATATTTGCTAATATTATTTCTTGATTTTGTAGTAAAGAATGAGAAATAGACAGATTTATTTAAAATCAGATGATAATTATATAACTTATGCATGAATCAGACGGTATAGTTATAATTCCTACTTATAACGAAAAAGAAAATATAGAGAACATAATACATGCTGTATTTCGTTTAAAAAAATACTTTCATGTATTGATTATTGACGACGGTTCTCCCGATGGAACTGCAAATATCGTAAAGATGATGCAGAAAGATTATCCCGATCGTTTGTTTATGATCGAACGAGCGGGAAAACAAGGATTGGGAACCGCTTATATTGCTGGTTTTAAGTGGGCATTGGAGCATGGTTATGACTATATTTTCGAGATGGATGCCGATTTTTCTCATAATCCAGAAGATCTTATAAGATTATGGGATGCCTGTGTAAACCAAGGTGCTGATGTTGCTATCGGATCACGGTATATCTCAGGTGTAAATGTTGTAAATTGGCCGATGGGACGTGTTATTATGTCTTATTTCGCATCGAAATATGTCCGCCTGATTACCGGTATGAAAATTGCAGATACAACAGCCGGTTTTAAATGTTATCGTAGAGAAGTACTGGAAACAATCGACCTCGATCGTATCCGTTTCAAAGGTTATGCTTTCCAGATAGAAATGAAGTTTACTGCATATAAATGTGGATTCAGACTTATCGAAGTACCCATTATATTTATAAATCGGGTATTGGGTGTAAGTAAGATGAACGGAGGTATCTTTGGCGAAGCCGTTTGGGGAGTAATTAGGCTTAAAATAGGTAGTTGGTTTAAAAAATATCCTTGCAAAAAAGGAATCTAAAAATGAAGATTTTTATAAAAAACGCGGAAATTATCAATGAAAGCAGACGTTTTACGGGTGCTGTTTTTATTGAGAATGACACAATAAAAGCGGTTTATGATGGTATTTATCCAGAAAATGTAATTGAAGAAGTTGATGAAGTGATCGATGCTACCGGTATGTGGTTGATTCCCGGTATTATAGATGATCAGGTTCATTTCAGGGAACCGGGTTTGACACATAAAGCCGATATACATAGCGAATCGGCAGCTGCCGTGGCCGGGGGTGTAACGTCTTTTATGGATATGCCTAACACCATTCCCCAAACAACGACGATAGATGTTCTTAACCGGCGCTTCGACCGAGCTGCAGAAACGTCTTTGGCTAATTACACTTTTTATATGGGGGCCAATAACGAAAATCTCGATCAACTGAAAAAAATAGATACGCATAGAGTAGGGGGAGTAAAAGTGTTTATGGGGTCTTCTACCGGCAATATGTTGGTTGATGATCGAAAAATTCTCGAACGAATTTTTGCAGAAATACCCGCTGTTATCGCGGTTCATTGTGAAAAGGAAGAAATTATTCGGTCAAATCGCGAATATTATACTAAACGTTTCGGAGAAGATCTCCCGATTATGTTTCATCCGCTTATACGTAGTGCCGAAGCTTGTTACGCATCATCTGCACAAGCTGTAGAATTGGCATCTAAATACGATACAAGATTACATATTTTGCATCTCTCTACAGCTCGTGAATTATCTTTATTTGAAGATAAGCCTTTAGAAGAAAAACGTATTACGGCTGAAGTTTGTGTGCATCATCTTTATTTCGATGATAACGATTATGCGGCATACGGAAATAAAATAAAGTGGAATCCGGCTATAAAAACGACCGGGGATAGATTGGCCCTAATAAATGCCGTTAAGAAAAACAAGATCGATGTTATAGCTACCGATCATGCTCCTCATTTATGGTGTGAAAAAGAGGGTTCGTGTCTGAAAGCTGCGTCTGGAGGTCCGTTAATTCAATTTTCATTGTTAACGATGATAGAGAAAGTTTTAGAGGGAGATCTTTCTATCGAAACTATAGTAGAGAAAATGTGTCATGCTCCGGCTCGTCTTTTTGGAATCGA
Above is a genomic segment from Coprobacter tertius containing:
- a CDS encoding dihydroorotase, translated to MKIFIKNAEIINESRRFTGAVFIENDTIKAVYDGIYPENVIEEVDEVIDATGMWLIPGIIDDQVHFREPGLTHKADIHSESAAAVAGGVTSFMDMPNTIPQTTTIDVLNRRFDRAAETSLANYTFYMGANNENLDQLKKIDTHRVGGVKVFMGSSTGNMLVDDRKILERIFAEIPAVIAVHCEKEEIIRSNREYYTKRFGEDLPIMFHPLIRSAEACYASSAQAVELASKYDTRLHILHLSTARELSLFEDKPLEEKRITAEVCVHHLYFDDNDYAAYGNKIKWNPAIKTTGDRLALINAVKKNKIDVIATDHAPHLWCEKEGSCLKAASGGPLIQFSLLTMIEKVLEGDLSIETIVEKMCHAPARLFGIEKRGFIRPGYFADLVLINPGKKCKVTSDIILSKCGWSPFEGHTFPVTVDTTFVNGIKAYQNGVVNRACRGRELEFKG
- a CDS encoding polyprenol monophosphomannose synthase, which produces MHESDGIVIIPTYNEKENIENIIHAVFRLKKYFHVLIIDDGSPDGTANIVKMMQKDYPDRLFMIERAGKQGLGTAYIAGFKWALEHGYDYIFEMDADFSHNPEDLIRLWDACVNQGADVAIGSRYISGVNVVNWPMGRVIMSYFASKYVRLITGMKIADTTAGFKCYRREVLETIDLDRIRFKGYAFQIEMKFTAYKCGFRLIEVPIIFINRVLGVSKMNGGIFGEAVWGVIRLKIGSWFKKYPCKKGI